In Achromobacter xylosoxidans A8, a single window of DNA contains:
- a CDS encoding aromatic ring-hydroxylating oxygenase subunit alpha, producing the protein MTDVGRLAHVKQAFSPLHVRAYFDEALFAREQEVIFKRTPLYVGHEKTVPEPGDWRRLPHEDGGRVLVRGAAGVELISNVCRHRQALILGGETGAVAGPGKPAGNLSASGGNIVCPLHRWTYDNRGQILGAPQFPSTPCLNLPRFPLKRCHGLLFEGPGDPQADLDGLFARPEFDFSDYVLDHVEVHQCNYNWKTFIEVYLEDYHVGPFHPGLGRFVTCDDLSWEFGERHSLQRVGVHDSLEKPGSDVYRDWHGTLMRYRDGAPPDFGAIWVTYFPTHMIELYPHVLVLSTLYPKSPQETVNVAEFYYPEEIALFEREFVEAQRAAYMETAIEDDEIGERMDAGRLALLRRGVSESGPYQSPMEDGMLHFHEWYRDIMGDQLGDCAAP; encoded by the coding sequence ATGACGGATGTAGGCCGCCTTGCGCACGTAAAGCAGGCGTTCAGCCCGCTGCACGTGCGGGCATATTTCGACGAAGCCCTGTTCGCCCGCGAACAGGAAGTGATATTCAAGCGCACGCCGCTGTATGTCGGACATGAGAAAACCGTACCCGAACCCGGCGACTGGCGCAGGCTGCCGCATGAAGACGGCGGGCGCGTCCTGGTGCGCGGCGCCGCCGGGGTAGAGCTGATATCCAACGTATGCCGCCACCGCCAGGCGCTCATCCTGGGCGGCGAGACCGGCGCTGTCGCCGGGCCGGGCAAACCGGCAGGCAACCTGTCCGCCAGCGGCGGCAACATCGTCTGCCCGCTGCACCGTTGGACCTACGACAATCGCGGCCAGATTCTGGGCGCACCGCAATTTCCCAGCACGCCATGCCTGAACCTGCCGCGTTTTCCCCTGAAGCGCTGCCACGGCCTGCTGTTCGAAGGCCCTGGCGACCCGCAGGCGGATCTCGACGGACTGTTCGCCCGGCCGGAATTCGATTTTTCGGACTATGTTTTGGACCACGTCGAGGTGCACCAGTGCAACTACAACTGGAAAACCTTCATCGAGGTCTATCTGGAGGACTATCACGTCGGGCCATTCCACCCCGGCCTTGGACGCTTCGTTACCTGCGATGACCTGAGCTGGGAGTTTGGCGAGCGCCACAGCCTGCAACGCGTGGGCGTGCACGATTCCCTGGAAAAGCCTGGTTCCGACGTATACCGCGACTGGCACGGCACATTGATGCGCTACCGGGACGGCGCGCCGCCGGACTTCGGCGCGATCTGGGTGACGTACTTTCCCACCCACATGATCGAGCTCTACCCGCACGTCCTGGTGCTGTCCACGCTCTACCCCAAAAGCCCGCAGGAAACCGTCAACGTCGCCGAGTTCTACTATCCCGAGGAAATCGCCCTGTTCGAACGCGAGTTCGTCGAGGCGCAGCGCGCGGCCTACATGGAAACCGCGATCGAAGACGACGAAATCGGCGAACGCATGGACGCCGGCAGGCTGGCGCTCCTGCGACGCGGGGTAAGCGAAAGCGGTCCATACCAATCGCCCATGGAAGACGGAATGCTGCATTTCCACGAGTGGTACCGCGACATCATGGGCGACCAGCTGGGAGATTGCGCCGCGCCCTGA
- a CDS encoding helix-turn-helix transcriptional regulator — protein MTPLNPSSPTVRFTVADFNRLGGHNGFHYQLPGFDSAGADPDTVCIAEGRVEEHAIRPGLTLVMSDVLVHHHYESTSVMTPRFSAIVMLQGQAQARVGGHDDLQLVAQSGVSAAYGDTVAMTGIHHAGQRLRSVNLSLSEPDGADDDPFSDQIRKVLRTPAFRLRRWQVQAHLMQAIEHLLECRWDDPLRAMLREGVGAQLLAHALASLDQREPEVGAVSRRDRQLLERVRERLHSAPGEEHTLEDLAKLACMSPSTLRAKFRAAYQCSVFAWLRERRLEVAREQLARGCSVQQAAHCVGYRHATNFATAFRERYGVAPSELN, from the coding sequence GTGACGCCATTGAATCCTTCCTCCCCCACTGTCCGATTCACCGTCGCAGATTTCAACCGCCTGGGCGGCCATAACGGATTCCACTACCAGTTGCCGGGGTTCGACAGCGCAGGCGCCGATCCGGATACCGTCTGCATCGCCGAGGGCCGCGTCGAAGAGCATGCGATCCGGCCCGGCCTGACCCTGGTTATGTCCGACGTGCTGGTGCATCACCATTACGAATCGACCTCCGTCATGACGCCCCGCTTTTCGGCCATCGTCATGCTGCAAGGACAGGCCCAGGCGCGCGTGGGCGGTCATGACGACCTGCAGCTCGTTGCCCAAAGCGGCGTCAGCGCCGCGTACGGCGATACGGTCGCCATGACCGGCATCCACCATGCAGGCCAACGGCTGCGCAGCGTCAATCTGTCGCTGTCCGAACCGGACGGCGCGGACGACGACCCGTTCAGCGACCAGATCCGCAAAGTCTTGCGCACCCCCGCCTTCCGGCTGAGACGCTGGCAAGTGCAGGCGCACCTGATGCAGGCCATCGAACATCTGCTGGAATGCCGCTGGGACGATCCGCTGCGCGCCATGCTGCGCGAGGGCGTCGGCGCGCAACTTCTGGCGCATGCGCTGGCGTCGCTGGACCAGCGGGAGCCCGAGGTCGGCGCGGTGTCGCGACGTGACCGGCAGTTGCTGGAGCGGGTACGGGAACGGCTGCACAGCGCGCCCGGCGAGGAGCACACGCTTGAGGATCTGGCAAAGCTGGCCTGCATGAGTCCCAGCACCCTGCGCGCCAAGTTCCGCGCCGCCTACCAGTGTTCCGTCTTCGCCTGGCTGCGCGAACGCCGCCTGGAAGTCGCCCGCGAGCAGCTGGCGCGGGGCTGCAGCGTGCAGCAGGCAGCGCATTGCGTGGGCTACCGGCACGCCACCAACTTTGCCACGGCGTTCCGCGAGCGC